In one window of Trichoderma breve strain T069 chromosome 7 map unlocalized scaffold00008, whole genome shotgun sequence DNA:
- a CDS encoding beta-lactamase domain-containing protein: MPLDAQTLSKLQDTVDKACSDPQNDIPGATVVVIDKNGEELFAHSAGQRGLASNDPMTLDTVFWIASCTKLLTGIACMQLVEQGTLKLDDGEHLENVLHELKEMKVLREDGTLEAKNKKITLRMLLTHASGFGYTFFNERLRNWTFPVGGEEFSGRIEDITSLPLLFQPGEGWEYGTGIDWAGIAVERITKLSLNAYLQKHVFQPLGIKDMSMIPDKDMRNRLAYMHSRDADGKIRPRDHLNRIPLVVNPDDESETRRVFNSGGAGMFAKPQEYCKVLAVLLNDGTCPRTGSQLLRKDTVEEMFRNQIPQFPNFSRQSIPAAKPELTSAIDELYAVQGGAPQGWGLTFMMANSSGTGRSKATVHWAGLANLWWWCDREKGVAGMVCTQILPFGDAKVVGLWAAVEAQAQVKGAVAFAQRQKERYGYDFSYNEIFETCQVSYTRGFEIVKSFNRTFYNACKETCGGKKILLNADLNKIEKLLWAFVSRHHAEQHVEFARKSLEKRPAKEYYRDIVYSDEYYASCGDDRQVHILRKPGERYCPDCLYEQPSPRLKEEERFNAYFWGAIGYNFKSDLYDYRISTNNNGKTAATYYHDHILKKIVKP, translated from the exons ATGCCTCTCGATGCTCAAACTCTGTCTAAACTTCAAGATACAGTCGACAAAGCCTGTAGCGACCCCCAAAATGATATCCCTGGTGCTACAGTTGTAGTCATTGACAAAAATGGCGAAGAATTGTTTGCACACTCAGCTGGTCAGCGAGGCTTGGCATCAAATGACCCAATGACTCTAGACACAGTGTTTTGGATTGCATCTTGTACCAAGTTGCTAACCGGAATTGCTTGCATGCAACTTGTGGAGCAGGGGACCTTGAagctggatgatggcgagcaTCTTGAAAACGTTCTTCATGAGCTGAAAGAGATGAAAGTGTTGCGTGAAGATGGAACTTTGGAAgccaaaaacaagaaaattACCCTTCGGATGCTTTTGACTCATGCTTCTGGATTTGGCTACACTTTCTTCAACGAGCGGCTTAGAAATTGGACTTTTCCAGTTGGGGGAGAAGAGTTTTCTGGGCGAATTGAAGACATTActtctcttcctttgctATTTCAGCCTGGAGAAGGATGGGAATATGGT ACGGGCATCGATTGGGCCGGAATAGCAGTCGAACGCATTACCAAACTTAGTCTTAACGCATATTTGCAGAAGCATGTATTCCAGCCTCTCGGTATCAAAGATATGTCCATGATCCCTGATAAAGACATGCGAAATCGTCTTGCATATATGCACTCTAgagatgcagatggaaaAATACGACCACGAGATCATCTGAATCGAATCCCGTTAGTCGTCAATCCAGATGACGAGTCCGAGACACGCCGAGTGTTTAACAGCGGTGGCGCTGGCATGTTTGCAAAGCCCCAGGAATATTGCA AGGTATTGGCAGTGTTATTGAACGACGGCACTTGCCCCCGCACTGGAAGCCAACTATTGCGCAAAGATACTGTGGAAGAGATGTTCCGTAATCAGATCCCACAGTTCCCGAACTTCAGTCGTCAAAGTATCCCCGCTGCTAAACCGGAACTAACCAGTGCTATTGACGAGCTGTATGCTGTGCAAGGAGGTGCACCACAGGGATGGGGTTTGACTTTCATGATGGCGAATAGCAGCGGCACTGGAAGGTCTAAAGCAACAGTTCACTGGGCTGGACTGGCAAActtgtggtggtggtgtgaTCGTGAAAAGGGCGTGGCTGGGATGGTTTGCACCCAGATCCTTCCCTTTGGAGATGCCAAAGTTGTTGGGTTATGGGCTGCTGTAGAAGCTCAA GCCCAGGTCAAAGGCGCTGTTGCTTTTGCCCAACGGCAAAAGGAACGCTACGGTTATGACTTTTCCTACAACGAGATCTTCGAGACTTGCCAAGTTAGCTATACCCGTGGCTTTGAGATAGTTAAGTCGTTTAATAGGACTTTTTATAACGCTTGTAAAGAGACTTGCGGCGGGAAGAAAATCCTCTTAAACGCAGACTTGAATAAGATTGAAAAGCTGCTTTG GGCCTTCGTTTCCCGTCATCACGCTGAGCAACACGTGGAATTTGCCCGCAAGTCTCTCGAGAAGAGGCCAGCCAAAGAGTATTATCGCGATATCGTCTATTCCGATGAATATTACGCTTCTTGCGGTGACGATCGCCAGGTCCATATCCTTAGGAAGCCAGGCGAGAGATACTGCCCAGACTGTCTTTACGAGCAGCCGAGCCCAAGGCTTAAGGAAGAGGAACGTTTCAACGCCTATTTCTGGGGCGCGATTGGGTATAACTTCAAAAGCGATCTCTACGACTATCGGatctcaaccaacaacaacggGAAGACGGCTGCCACCTACTATCATGATCATATTCTCAAGAAGATCGTTAAACCGTAG